The DNA sequence ACTAAATAACGTtagtttttaattgattttttacatAGGCATCTTTAGATAGTAATTTATAATCtgacattttttttatcataaacaTGAAATTCTATGAATATGCaacaaacaattttgaaaagaaactcCTACTCATCTTTTAAGTTGTGAAGTATTATTAAAGAGATTGGAAAACGTCAGCTTGGGAAGGTGTAGTGGGGTATGCTTCAACAATGTTCATGGTACCAAAACCATTGGAGTCAATTCTCATTGGAGATAATGGATCTTTAGAAACTCTACCAAAAgctcattaaaatattaatgattttgtttttgttttttattctttGAAGTATTGCCCATAAACTTGATTCACATTGTCTGCCAAATGCCCTTTAAATCCTTAGGGATTAGTTGCTTTGTCTCTAATCAAGTGGCATTATAATCCAAAACCCCCCACTCATAATTCAAAACCCTGTCCTTAATTCCTTTGTCATTTGGTTCTCTACTGCAGCGTTCAAGACTTTCTACCCCTCCACCAATCATTTTATAATCCACTAATTTAATCTCGTAATTATGATTAATTTCTATAATTAATCAACCAcctcatcattttttttcacttgcaAGAAAGAGGTTGAAACAGCAAAAGTGAACAGGGTTAGGGTTTTATCTGTTGAATTCGAGATGCTTACCATCttggttgtttgtttgaaaaATGGTGGGCAAACCTACCTACTATAAATCTACCGTCGGTATTccacttttgttttctttaatttctttacGAAAATTTATGCCATTCACATCTATTCGATAGTGCTTACTATAGTATAGATTTGAACTCCAAAAGTAAAATATTTAGATCTTGAGCTAAAATTCTCTTGCCAGCCTATGAAAAAAGATACAAATTCAGTTGATTTGAATTACTGTGCATGCATACACAGGACCATTAAAGATTGTTTCTCAAACAAGAAAAAGTCATTTGGTTAATGTGTTGTCAAGTGTATACGTTGTCCTTTCTCAATCATTTGATCACGTCTTGTCAtgatccttatcattaaaattcaaaattttgaagcccttttcattagttttcctttaaaaatatGAAACTGCTAGGGTTTCCAGTTTCTAGGATTTAGGATAAGCTAAGGAGAAAATAATGGTAGTTTGATTTCATACAAATTCTGCTTTACATGGAGTACAAGATTTATACAATAATACATGAGGCTATTCTAGGAAGTCAACTATGAATATCAATACATGATTTTCACGGATCAAGCTATTCCTATATCTAAGGAAGACACGCAATCTTCAATGATACTCCAAGATATTGTCGTTCAATACACCCCCTCAAGGTGAAGTGTGAATGTCAATCACACCCATCTTGCCAAGTAAGGATCGAAACATAGCTTTTCGAAGTGGCTTGGTGAACATGTTAGCTAACTACACTCCAGTGCGAACGTAAGTTGTTGTGATGATCCCTGATTGAATGCGCTCACGAACGACATGACAAtcgatttctatgtgcttggtgCGCTCGTGAAACACTGGATTAACATCTACATGTAGAGCAGCATGATTGTCACAATATAGCTTTGCTAGCACACGATGATCAACTAGTAGGTCAACTAATAAATATTTCATCCATGTAAGCTCGCATGTAGCAGAAGCCATGGCACAATACTCCACTTTTGCTGAAGACCGAGAAATGGTCCTTTGTTTCTTAGTTTTCCAAGACACCAATGCACCACCAAGAAATATACAATAGCCTGTGACGGATCTCCTTGTAAGTGGGCATCGAGCCCAATCGGCATCGTAATAACCAACCAACATTAAGTCCCATTTTGAAGGAAATAGAAATCCTTGTCCAGGTGCCCATTTTAAGTATCGCACGAGGCGATGAACAGCTTCTAGATGTGGTTTTCTTGGTTGTTGCATATATTGACTGAGTATATGAACTACGTATGAAATCGCTGGCATGGTGATCGTAAGATAAATGAGTTTGCCAATAAGCCTCCTATACTTCGAAGCATCGTGAAGAGCTTGTCCTTCCATTTGAGATAACTTCAAGATTTCTTCCATGGGAAATTTTGTAGGTTTGGCACCAAGTAAACCAGCTTCATCAAGAATATCAAGTGTGTATTTCCGTTGAGAAATAGAGATGCCTTGAGAGGACCGGGCCATTTCTACGCTGAAAAAGTATTTTAATGGTTCAATGTCCTTGATTCGAAAATGAGTGTGAAGAAATTGCTTGAGATCACATAtagccacttcatcattaccTGTGATGATCATGTCATCGACGTAGATTAGTACGGTTGTGAATAAGTGATCACGTACCTTGGTGAATAAAAAGTAATCAACATTGGATTGTTGATATCCAGCTTGATGTATGGTCGTGGAAAATTTGGAAAACCAGCTGCGAAAAGCTTATTTGAGCCCATAGAGTGACTTGTTGAGTCGGCATACATTATGCTCCCCCTGTCGACGAAGACCAGGAGGCAATTACATATACACCTCTTCCCCGAGGTCCCCATGGAAgaaatcattttatacatcCATTTCGTGGAGAACCAATGACGAATATAAGCCACGGCCAAAAGACAACGAACTGTAATGAGTTTGGCAATAGGGGTGAAGGTTTCTTTGTGGTCGATACTTTCCCGTTGGGTAAAGCCCTTAGCAACAAGACAAGCTTTATAACGTTCGACAGAACCATCTGAATTGTACTTGATTTTATagacccatttacaaccaatgGCCCAATGACTGGGAGGGAGGCGAGTGAGAGTCCATGTATTGTTGTGTTCCAAAGCAAGGAGTTCGGATTGCATGGCAGCTTGCCACTGAAGATCATTATTAGCCTGCTCAAAAGTGGTAGGTTCGACAAAGGTGGAAATAGCACAGGCAAAAAAGCGATGGGAAGAAGAAAGATAAGCATAAGAAACATAGTGAGATAAGGGATAACGAGTACCTGACATGGAAGATGAGTTAGCACCAAGAGCAAGTGATTGGACATGTTATAAATGGTAGCCTTGGACTTGCACAAAGGGTTTAGTAGGACAATGGGAGTGTCGAGTAGTAAAgggaa is a window from the Pyrus communis chromosome 16, drPyrComm1.1, whole genome shotgun sequence genome containing:
- the LOC137721221 gene encoding secreted RxLR effector protein 161-like, which produces MARSSQGISISQRKYTLDILDEAGLLGAKPTKFPMEEILKLSQMEGQALHDASKYRRLIGKLIYLTITMPAISYVVHILSQYMQQPRKPHLEAVHRLVRYLKWAPGQGFLFPSKWDLMLVGYYDADWARCPLTRRSVTGYCIFLGGALVSWKTKKQRTISRSSAKVEYCAMASATCELTWMKYLLVDLLVDHRVLAKLYCDNHAALHVDVNPVFHERTKHIEIDCHVVRERIQSGIITTTYVRTGV